A region from the Bacillota bacterium genome encodes:
- the gltA gene encoding NADPH-dependent glutamate synthase — protein sequence MNLGRQPMPVRDARSRVKNFDEVALGYSEQQALLEASRCLLCKKPGCIEGCPVGVEIPSFIEHIKNQAYKEAVAKIREKNNLPAICGRVCPQENQCEKYCVRGKKGEPVAIGSLERFVADWELKNSGSLIEKAPPTGKKVAVVGSGPAGLTAAADLARLGHQVTVFEALHTPGGVLVYGIPEFRLPKEIVRREIDNIKKLGIEIKTNMVVGKITTVDELLTSGYDAVFIGTGAGLPYFMNIPGENLNGVYSANEFLTRVNLMRAYLFPEYQTPIRIGKRVAVIGGGNVAVDSARTALRLEAEESWIIYRRSKKEMPARKIEVDHAREEGVQFQFLTSPVKILGDEGGQVRAVVCQRYKLGEPDASGRRSPVPVPGSECVMEADTVIIAIGQGPNPLISRTTPGLEVSRKGNIVADPATGRTSKGAVFAGGDIVTGAATVIEAMGAGKKSAAAIHKYLLNN from the coding sequence ATGAACCTGGGGCGACAGCCTATGCCGGTTCGGGATGCCCGCTCAAGGGTTAAGAATTTTGATGAAGTAGCCCTGGGGTACAGCGAGCAACAGGCCCTTCTCGAGGCCTCTCGCTGTTTGTTATGCAAGAAGCCCGGCTGTATTGAAGGGTGTCCGGTGGGTGTAGAGATTCCCTCCTTTATAGAACACATCAAAAATCAAGCATACAAAGAGGCAGTTGCAAAAATTAGGGAAAAAAACAATTTGCCGGCCATTTGCGGCCGGGTCTGTCCTCAGGAAAACCAGTGTGAGAAATACTGTGTCCGGGGGAAGAAAGGGGAGCCGGTAGCTATCGGGAGCCTGGAAAGGTTCGTAGCTGATTGGGAGTTAAAAAACAGCGGTTCCCTGATCGAAAAGGCACCGCCGACCGGGAAGAAGGTGGCAGTAGTCGGGTCAGGCCCGGCAGGCTTAACTGCGGCGGCAGATCTGGCCAGGCTGGGGCACCAGGTGACAGTTTTCGAGGCCCTGCACACACCGGGAGGGGTTTTAGTGTACGGGATCCCCGAATTTCGTTTACCCAAGGAGATAGTCAGGCGGGAGATCGACAATATTAAGAAACTGGGCATTGAGATAAAAACCAACATGGTGGTAGGCAAGATCACTACTGTTGATGAACTGCTCACCTCCGGCTATGATGCCGTTTTTATCGGCACAGGTGCAGGGCTTCCCTACTTCATGAACATTCCAGGCGAAAACTTGAATGGGGTCTATTCCGCAAATGAATTTCTGACCCGGGTTAATCTCATGAGGGCCTATCTGTTCCCGGAATACCAAACCCCTATCCGCATCGGGAAAAGAGTGGCAGTTATCGGCGGGGGCAACGTAGCGGTGGATTCTGCCCGTACGGCGCTCAGGTTGGAGGCGGAAGAGTCCTGGATTATCTATCGAAGATCGAAGAAAGAAATGCCGGCCCGCAAGATAGAGGTGGACCACGCCCGCGAAGAGGGTGTTCAGTTCCAGTTCTTGACCAGTCCGGTCAAGATTCTCGGTGATGAGGGCGGCCAGGTGAGGGCGGTGGTATGCCAGCGCTATAAGCTCGGTGAACCTGATGCCTCGGGAAGGAGAAGCCCGGTTCCTGTGCCGGGTTCCGAATGCGTCATGGAGGCAGATACGGTGATCATAGCCATCGGGCAGGGGCCCAATCCCCTCATTTCCCGTACCACCCCCGGTTTGGAGGTAAGCCGGAAGGGTAATATTGTCGCCGACCCGGCAACCGGCAGAACCAGCAAAGGCGCTGTGTTTGCCGGAGGGGATATCGTCACAGGTGCGGCAACGGTCATTGAGGCGATGGGCGCCGGTAAAAAGTCGGCTGCCGCGATACATAAATACCTTTTAAATAATTAA
- a CDS encoding sulfide/dihydroorotate dehydrogenase-like FAD/NAD-binding protein, whose product MFRIIKKKILAPSIKLINVFAPEIAARAQPGQFIILRIGERGERIPLTIADSEQKSGTLTLIFREVGRTTVQLGKLNEGDYILDVVGPLGKQFEIDEFGRVICVGGGVGVAPIYPVARALKRAGNEVISVIGARSRDYLILVEEMKAVSDQLFTATDDGSAGQQGCAPDVLKKILEKEAGIGLVVAMGPLVMMKAVAELTRPYQIKTVVSLNPIMVDGTGMCGACRVTVGGETRFACVDGPAFDGHLVDWPVVIQRARMFRAEEKKAMEIYCTGSDCLCQIR is encoded by the coding sequence ATGTTTAGAATCATCAAGAAAAAAATCCTGGCCCCGTCGATCAAGCTTATTAACGTTTTTGCCCCGGAGATAGCAGCCAGGGCCCAGCCCGGACAGTTCATTATTTTAAGGATAGGTGAGAGGGGCGAGAGGATCCCGCTCACAATAGCTGATTCCGAGCAAAAGAGCGGTACTCTGACCCTCATTTTTCGCGAGGTGGGTAGAACAACTGTTCAACTTGGTAAATTAAATGAAGGGGATTATATCCTGGATGTTGTGGGTCCCCTGGGCAAACAGTTCGAGATTGACGAGTTTGGAAGGGTTATTTGTGTGGGGGGCGGCGTCGGGGTTGCCCCTATCTACCCGGTAGCCCGCGCTCTCAAGCGTGCCGGCAACGAGGTAATATCTGTCATAGGTGCCCGCAGTCGCGATTACCTCATACTGGTTGAAGAAATGAAAGCAGTCAGTGACCAATTGTTTACTGCCACAGATGACGGCTCAGCGGGTCAGCAGGGGTGTGCTCCTGACGTGTTAAAGAAAATTCTGGAGAAAGAGGCTGGGATCGGTCTGGTGGTGGCTATGGGACCACTTGTTATGATGAAAGCAGTGGCTGAACTTACCAGACCGTACCAGATCAAAACAGTCGTAAGCCTGAACCCCATTATGGTTGATGGCACCGGAATGTGCGGTGCCTGCCGCGTTACTGTCGGCGGGGAGACCAGATTTGCTTGCGTAGACGGGCCCGCATTTGACGGACATCTGGTCGATTGGCCGGTTGTCATCCAGCGCGCCCGGATGTTCCGCGCGGAGGAAAAGAAAGCTATGGAAATTTATTGTACGGGAAGTGATTGCCTTTGCCAGATAAGATGA